From a region of the Methanolinea sp. genome:
- a CDS encoding ABC transporter ATP-binding protein, whose translation MTGENTRLLEVRNLSVFYSGLQVLWDISLVVNSGEIVTILGANGAGKTTLVQSIFGLVRDRKGRVLFQETDISSLPAYDVVTRGLSLVPERRELFPKMTVIENLEIGSFPHRETAARYEEIFALFPVLEERQSQLAGTLSGGEQQMLAIARALMARPSLLILDEPSLGLSPLLVSTVLDAVATLNKSGLSILLVEQNIQHALEISQRGYILENGRIVREGSSEELLHDDQIRAAYLGM comes from the coding sequence ATGACGGGAGAAAACACCCGCCTCCTTGAGGTCCGCAACCTCTCGGTATTTTATTCCGGTCTCCAGGTGCTCTGGGATATCTCCCTGGTGGTGAATAGCGGGGAGATTGTTACCATCCTTGGTGCGAACGGGGCAGGCAAGACGACACTGGTGCAGAGCATATTCGGGCTCGTCCGGGACCGGAAAGGGAGGGTCCTTTTTCAGGAAACGGATATTTCATCGCTCCCTGCCTATGACGTGGTGACGCGGGGCCTCTCCCTTGTCCCTGAGAGGCGCGAACTCTTTCCGAAGATGACGGTGATTGAAAACCTGGAGATTGGAAGCTTCCCCCACCGGGAGACGGCGGCCAGGTACGAAGAGATCTTTGCGCTATTTCCCGTGCTCGAAGAACGTCAAAGCCAGCTTGCCGGGACGCTTTCCGGAGGAGAACAGCAGATGCTCGCTATAGCCCGTGCACTCATGGCCCGCCCGTCTCTGCTGATCCTGGACGAGCCATCGCTTGGCCTTTCACCCCTCCTGGTATCAACCGTCCTTGATGCAGTGGCAACCCTCAATAAATCCGGCCTCTCGATCCTGCTTGTTGAACAGAATATACAGCACGCCCTGGAGATATCACAAAGGGGCTACATACTTGAGAATGGAAGGATCGTCAGGGAAGGGTCTTCCGAAGAACTCCTCCACGATGACCAGATCCGGGCAGCATACCTGGGTATGTGA
- a CDS encoding ABC transporter ATP-binding protein: MLELDEVTKKFGGLVAVNAVDLQVKEGEILGLVGPNGAGKTTLLNLISGIYRPDGGKIRYFGEEISRLSMDRICRKGIAKTFQLTHSFPGLTARESVMIGSLFGNSHHQSMGEASDEAEKLLKRVGFPMERIDMPLANLNVIELRRTQLARALASRPKILLLDEMMTGLNPSESDEAVSLIKSLRDDGLTIVMIEHVMRVILGVSDRMVVLDRGEKIAEGIPSHVVQDKRVIDSYLGERYA; encoded by the coding sequence ATGCTCGAACTGGACGAAGTGACCAAAAAATTCGGCGGACTGGTCGCAGTTAATGCAGTTGATCTCCAGGTGAAAGAGGGGGAGATCCTGGGGCTTGTCGGCCCAAACGGTGCAGGGAAAACCACGCTCCTGAACCTTATATCCGGGATCTACCGTCCTGATGGGGGGAAAATCAGGTATTTCGGCGAAGAGATTTCACGCCTTTCCATGGACCGTATCTGTCGAAAGGGTATAGCAAAGACATTTCAGCTCACACACTCCTTCCCGGGACTGACCGCTCGCGAAAGTGTTATGATCGGGTCGCTCTTCGGCAACAGCCACCACCAGAGCATGGGTGAAGCCTCGGATGAGGCGGAAAAACTCCTGAAAAGGGTCGGGTTTCCCATGGAACGGATCGATATGCCCCTTGCAAACCTGAACGTTATCGAGCTCAGGAGAACCCAGCTTGCCCGGGCTCTTGCTTCCCGGCCAAAGATCCTTCTCCTTGACGAAATGATGACCGGTCTCAACCCAAGCGAGAGCGACGAGGCGGTCTCGCTCATTAAATCCCTCCGTGACGATGGTCTCACCATTGTCATGATCGAGCATGTTATGCGGGTCATCCTCGGAGTCTCTGACCGCATGGTGGTTCTGGACCGGGGGGAAAAGATCGCAGAAGGGATCCCTTCCCACGTCGTGCAGGACAAGCGTGTTATTGATTCGTACTTAGGCGAACGGTACGCATGA
- a CDS encoding cupin domain-containing protein, whose protein sequence is MEFKLEPPDITERPDKKRDELKGKVLVLKDLVDYQDGTVASRMVINRKAGSITLFSFDENEGLSEHTAPYDAVVTILDGECEVWVSGKTFQMKEGETIIFPANAPHALSAITRFKMMLIMVRG, encoded by the coding sequence ATGGAATTCAAACTGGAACCCCCGGACATAACCGAAAGACCGGATAAGAAACGGGACGAACTCAAGGGAAAGGTACTGGTCCTCAAGGACCTCGTGGACTACCAGGACGGGACGGTCGCGAGCCGGATGGTCATCAACCGGAAAGCAGGCAGCATCACCCTCTTCTCTTTTGACGAGAACGAGGGGCTCTCCGAGCATACCGCCCCCTACGATGCCGTGGTCACCATCCTTGACGGTGAATGCGAGGTCTGGGTCTCGGGAAAAACGTTCCAGATGAAGGAGGGGGAGACGATTATCTTCCCAGCCAATGCCCCGCATGCACTCTCAGCGATCACCAGGTTCAAGATGATGCTGATCATGGTCAGAGGCTAG
- a CDS encoding cupin domain-containing protein, producing MKIVDATRTASSPNPHHVDARKLCEIPHAVVVMITLQPGESLKRHATPVDVIFYVLEGTGTIEIGNEKETVGKDTLIESPARIPHRWINDSTSVFRVLVIKVPKPAEETKLL from the coding sequence ATGAAGATCGTTGATGCAACCAGAACTGCCAGCTCGCCCAACCCCCACCACGTGGACGCAAGAAAGCTATGCGAGATTCCCCATGCCGTGGTGGTCATGATCACCCTCCAGCCCGGCGAATCGCTGAAACGGCACGCGACTCCGGTCGATGTAATCTTCTACGTGCTGGAAGGGACGGGCACAATAGAGATCGGCAATGAGAAGGAGACGGTGGGGAAGGACACCCTTATAGAGAGCCCGGCCAGGATCCCTCACCGGTGGATCAACGACAGCACATCGGTGTTCCGGGTGCTGGTCATCAAGGTGCCGAAACCGGCCGAAGAGACCAAGCTGCTGTGA
- a CDS encoding V-type ATP synthase subunit B produces the protein MYKIYTSITQIVGDVITVEAENIGNTELAEITTRRGTSLAQVIRLDGNKIFLQVFAGTRGISTGDRVRFLGHPMRIATGDMLLGRVFNGSGRPLDNGPDLSENLVDIGGSPVNPVKRIIPNKMIRTGIPMIDVFNSLVESQKLPIFSIAGEPYNELLARIGTQAEVDIIILGGMGLKYDDYLFFRDTLEEHGALSHSIVFMHTAADPVVECLLVPDLSLAVAENFALSGKRVLVLLTDMSNFCDALKEIAITMEQIPSNRGYPGDLYSLLAARYEKAVDFETAGSITILAVTTMPGDDVTHPIPDNTGYITEGQFYFKNGVIEPFGSLSRLKQLVNGKTRDDHRTIMDSMIQLFADYRETLEKQSMGFQMSAWDMKLLKYGKLFEDKMMSLKVNIPLEEALDLGWEILHDCFLPEETGIKRDMIDQYWPKTHEN, from the coding sequence ATGTATAAGATCTATACAAGCATCACCCAGATTGTCGGGGATGTCATAACGGTAGAGGCAGAAAATATCGGCAATACGGAGCTTGCCGAAATCACAACCCGTCGGGGAACCTCCCTTGCCCAGGTTATCCGCCTTGATGGAAACAAAATATTTCTGCAGGTCTTTGCCGGCACCCGGGGGATATCCACCGGAGACAGGGTAAGGTTCCTCGGTCACCCGATGCGCATTGCTACCGGCGACATGCTTCTTGGCCGGGTATTTAACGGAAGCGGCCGGCCTCTTGATAACGGTCCCGACCTTTCCGAGAACCTAGTCGACATTGGCGGGTCTCCAGTCAACCCGGTAAAGCGCATTATTCCAAACAAGATGATTCGGACCGGGATACCCATGATCGATGTCTTCAATTCACTTGTCGAATCGCAGAAACTCCCTATATTTTCAATCGCCGGAGAGCCCTATAACGAACTCCTTGCCAGGATCGGGACCCAGGCGGAAGTCGACATCATCATTCTGGGAGGGATGGGTTTAAAATACGATGATTATCTCTTCTTCCGGGACACCCTCGAGGAACACGGTGCGCTCTCCCACTCGATCGTTTTCATGCACACCGCTGCCGATCCCGTTGTCGAATGCCTGCTGGTTCCTGACCTAAGCCTCGCTGTTGCAGAAAATTTTGCTCTCAGCGGGAAAAGGGTCCTTGTATTGCTGACAGACATGAGCAATTTCTGTGATGCATTAAAAGAGATCGCAATCACGATGGAACAGATCCCCTCAAACCGCGGATATCCCGGGGATCTTTACAGTCTTCTTGCAGCCCGGTATGAAAAGGCGGTTGACTTCGAGACTGCAGGCTCGATAACCATTCTTGCGGTAACCACAATGCCCGGAGATGATGTGACCCATCCTATTCCGGATAATACCGGGTATATCACGGAAGGCCAATTTTACTTCAAGAATGGTGTTATCGAGCCATTTGGTTCTTTGAGCCGCCTGAAACAGCTCGTTAATGGCAAAACCAGGGACGATCACCGGACGATTATGGACTCCATGATCCAGCTCTTCGCCGATTATCGCGAGACGCTGGAAAAACAGTCGATGGGATTCCAGATGAGCGCCTGGGATATGAAACTCCTCAAATATGGAAAACTCTTCGAGGATAAAATGATGTCCCTGAAAGTGAATATCCCCCTTGAGGAAGCGCTTGATCTCGGCTGGGAGATCCTGCATGATTGCTTCCTGCCTGAAGAGACGGGGATAAAGAGAGACATGATCGATCAATACTGGCCCAAAACGCATGAAAATTAA
- a CDS encoding 4Fe-4S binding protein: protein MKRKIIHIDEEKCTGCGQCIPDCPEGALQLIDGKARLVSDLFCDGLGACIGTCPEGAITVIEREAGAYDEKAVMANVVLQGPAVITAHLEHLLGHGEHALYQQAIEYLEEHHIPVPRHRTPGSRPGPVAQCHPSVTGCPGSAARVITRQPRAGSRQQAGATRSELRQWPVQLRLLNPYAGYFDHADLLIVADCVPFAFADFHREFLKDKLVIVFCPKLDADIEGYITKLSEIFSRHHINSITLLRMEVPCCSGTTSIVKQAMERSGKKIPLKEYTITVEGEVV, encoded by the coding sequence ATGAAAAGAAAGATCATCCATATCGATGAAGAAAAGTGCACGGGATGCGGGCAGTGCATCCCTGACTGTCCTGAGGGAGCATTGCAGCTGATCGACGGAAAAGCACGCCTCGTGAGCGACCTCTTCTGTGACGGGCTTGGTGCCTGTATCGGCACTTGCCCCGAAGGGGCAATCACGGTCATCGAACGCGAAGCCGGGGCCTATGACGAGAAGGCCGTCATGGCCAACGTCGTTTTGCAGGGGCCGGCGGTCATCACCGCCCATCTTGAGCACCTCCTCGGACATGGGGAACACGCCCTCTACCAGCAGGCAATCGAATACCTGGAGGAGCACCACATTCCCGTCCCCCGGCACCGTACCCCGGGAAGTCGTCCCGGCCCTGTGGCACAGTGCCATCCCTCGGTTACAGGCTGCCCTGGATCTGCAGCACGGGTCATCACCCGGCAACCGCGGGCCGGGTCCCGGCAGCAGGCCGGAGCAACCCGTTCAGAGCTGAGGCAGTGGCCGGTGCAGCTCAGGCTCCTCAACCCCTATGCCGGATACTTTGACCATGCCGATCTGCTCATTGTCGCTGATTGTGTTCCTTTCGCCTTCGCCGATTTCCACCGTGAATTCCTGAAGGATAAACTGGTGATCGTGTTCTGCCCGAAACTGGATGCGGACATTGAAGGCTATATCACCAAGCTGTCCGAGATATTTTCCAGGCATCATATCAACTCTATTACCCTGCTTCGCATGGAAGTCCCGTGCTGCAGCGGTACGACCTCCATCGTGAAGCAGGCAATGGAGCGTTCGGGAAAGAAAATCCCGCTAAAGGAGTACACGATCACGGTAGAAGGAGAGGTGGTGTGA
- a CDS encoding helix-turn-helix transcriptional regulator produces the protein MQESCTVSQTVRYLSKRWTLLIILELYKGEGYSRRFSELRDALPGITPKVLSERLKELDIEEIITRTVDATAFPVRTEYTLTESGLEIIEIIRDIKRWALKWKIDNITCKSQDCKECVL, from the coding sequence ATGCAGGAATCCTGCACGGTCAGTCAGACGGTCAGGTATCTTTCCAAGCGGTGGACACTGCTCATCATCCTGGAGCTCTACAAGGGCGAGGGATATAGCAGGAGGTTCTCTGAGCTCCGGGACGCCTTACCGGGAATCACCCCCAAGGTCCTTTCAGAGCGGTTGAAGGAGCTCGATATAGAGGAGATCATCACCCGCACCGTGGATGCGACCGCGTTTCCTGTCCGGACCGAGTATACCCTGACCGAGAGTGGCCTTGAGATCATCGAGATCATCCGTGACATCAAGAGATGGGCCCTGAAGTGGAAGATCGACAACATCACCTGTAAAAGCCAGGACTGCAAAGAGTGTGTGCTCTGA
- a CDS encoding V-type ATP synthase subunit A, which produces MTAQPYGRIMKISGNMVTVSFDTPVMQNEVAFIRHGDERLKSEIIRVRGNLAEMQVYEATTGLKIGEEVEFTGELLSIELGPGMLGQIYDGLQNPLPEIAEQCGFFLQRGVYIKALSESKAWDFTPLKKPGDRLRAGDKIGFVEEKIFRHYCMVPFSLAGNYELVSIENAGKFTIRQAVAQIKDQNGKMHPVYLSQTWPVKIPIQAYTERLKPGEPLVTKMRLIDSLFPVALGGTYCIPGPFGAGKTVLQQLISRHAEVDVVIIAACGERAGEIVETLRTFPSIIDPRTNRPLSDRTVIICNTSSMPVAARESSVYTAVTIAEYYRQMGLQVLLLADSTSRWAQAMREMSGRLEEIPGEEAFPAYLESRIASFYERAGVVRLHDGSKGSVTIGGAVSPAGGNFEEPVTQATLKVVGAFHGLSRSRSDARRYPAIDPLFSWSKYRSFIDEGQREMGLSTLRRGNDISQMMKVVGEEGTSLQDYLDFLKAEFLDFVYLQQNAFDPVDEATIKERQIYIFDFICRIIETEFVFGNKGEALHFFQQLRQLFRGWNSMAWQSNEFHETEKDIRAFLLVRTQESGHV; this is translated from the coding sequence ATGACAGCGCAGCCATACGGGAGAATCATGAAAATCAGTGGTAACATGGTCACTGTATCTTTTGATACACCCGTCATGCAGAACGAGGTGGCCTTTATCAGGCACGGGGACGAGCGGCTCAAGTCCGAAATTATCCGTGTACGCGGCAATCTTGCCGAGATGCAGGTATATGAAGCAACAACCGGCCTAAAGATCGGAGAAGAGGTTGAGTTTACCGGAGAACTCCTTTCGATCGAGCTAGGGCCGGGAATGCTTGGCCAGATCTATGACGGTCTCCAGAACCCTCTGCCGGAGATTGCTGAACAATGCGGTTTTTTCCTGCAAAGAGGTGTCTATATTAAGGCACTTTCTGAATCGAAGGCCTGGGATTTTACCCCGTTGAAAAAACCCGGAGACAGATTACGGGCAGGAGATAAAATCGGGTTTGTTGAAGAGAAAATATTCCGTCACTATTGCATGGTCCCCTTCTCCCTGGCTGGTAATTATGAACTTGTATCGATCGAAAATGCTGGCAAGTTCACGATACGCCAGGCCGTTGCCCAGATAAAAGACCAGAACGGGAAAATGCATCCCGTATATTTAAGCCAGACCTGGCCCGTAAAGATCCCGATTCAGGCATATACTGAACGGCTGAAGCCCGGGGAACCCCTGGTAACCAAAATGCGCCTGATAGATTCACTCTTTCCCGTTGCCCTGGGAGGGACATACTGTATCCCGGGCCCTTTCGGAGCAGGGAAAACTGTTTTGCAGCAGTTGATCAGCCGACATGCCGAAGTCGATGTAGTGATTATTGCTGCCTGCGGTGAAAGGGCAGGCGAGATTGTCGAAACATTACGGACGTTCCCCTCTATCATTGACCCGCGAACCAACCGGCCCTTGAGCGATCGCACGGTGATTATCTGCAATACCAGCTCGATGCCCGTAGCAGCGAGGGAATCGAGCGTGTACACGGCGGTCACCATAGCAGAATATTACCGCCAGATGGGACTCCAGGTGCTTCTCCTTGCGGATTCAACCTCCCGCTGGGCACAGGCTATGCGCGAAATGTCCGGGAGGCTGGAGGAAATTCCAGGAGAAGAGGCTTTTCCCGCATACCTGGAGTCGCGAATCGCATCATTCTACGAGAGGGCAGGAGTGGTCCGTTTACACGATGGTTCGAAGGGGTCTGTTACCATCGGTGGGGCGGTCAGCCCTGCAGGTGGCAACTTTGAAGAACCGGTGACACAGGCAACATTAAAGGTTGTTGGTGCTTTCCATGGTCTTTCCCGCAGTCGCTCCGATGCCCGAAGATACCCAGCCATCGACCCGCTCTTCAGCTGGAGCAAATACAGAAGTTTCATCGATGAGGGTCAGAGGGAGATGGGGCTCTCAACCCTGCGCAGAGGCAATGATATTTCCCAGATGATGAAAGTTGTCGGTGAAGAAGGGACTTCGCTTCAGGATTACCTGGACTTTCTCAAAGCGGAATTTCTCGATTTTGTCTACCTCCAGCAGAATGCCTTTGACCCCGTTGATGAGGCAACGATAAAAGAACGACAGATCTACATTTTTGATTTTATTTGCCGTATTATTGAAACAGAATTTGTTTTTGGTAACAAAGGCGAAGCGCTTCATTTTTTCCAGCAACTGAGACAGCTCTTCAGGGGGTGGAACTCAATGGCCTGGCAGAGCAACGAATTCCACGAGACTGAGAAAGATATCAGAGCGTTTCTCCTCGTGCGCACGCAGGAGAGTGGGCATGTATAA
- a CDS encoding DUF2764 family protein — MAEFYPYLIASLPTLHFGMKPPFSFERFLEACHRFIPDKDYQTLSNLPQPEHYMEKGRWHHFIERWIQFDTSLRNEIVKVRAGRWQVEAETSIQPTTYTGPSLAPVVAAATMSTSLLEGEKILDDTRWKMLDELAKAHYFDLDALICYAYKLLILHRWESIRSADASLLLKEALEPQEV; from the coding sequence ATGGCAGAGTTTTACCCTTACCTTATCGCAAGCCTGCCAACGCTGCATTTCGGAATGAAACCGCCGTTTTCATTTGAGCGGTTCCTTGAGGCATGTCACCGTTTCATCCCGGATAAAGATTATCAGACTTTGAGCAATCTGCCCCAACCTGAACACTACATGGAAAAAGGCAGGTGGCATCACTTCATTGAGCGATGGATCCAGTTCGATACCAGCCTGAGGAATGAGATTGTTAAAGTGCGGGCCGGCAGGTGGCAAGTCGAGGCTGAGACCTCTATCCAGCCGACTACGTACACCGGACCATCTCTTGCCCCTGTCGTTGCTGCAGCAACGATGAGCACATCTTTGCTTGAAGGTGAGAAGATACTCGATGACACACGCTGGAAGATGCTGGATGAACTTGCAAAAGCCCATTATTTTGATCTGGACGCCCTGATATGCTATGCCTATAAACTGCTGATTCTCCATCGGTGGGAGAGTATACGAAGTGCGGATGCGTCCCTCCTGCTCAAAGAAGCACTCGAGCCCCAGGAGGTGTGA
- a CDS encoding NAC family transcription factor, with product MAGDEKDGYYCSICGGIPPDKIRTKRVLINGKETGIDHLDFIFKDVKKLELADGPAISREIMKRVKEFNYVPTKKEAVYADALLEEYRCWEREHA from the coding sequence ATGGCAGGCGATGAGAAAGACGGGTATTACTGTTCCATCTGCGGGGGTATCCCCCCGGACAAGATCAGGACAAAACGGGTCCTGATCAATGGCAAGGAGACCGGAATCGATCATCTCGACTTCATTTTTAAAGACGTGAAAAAGCTGGAGCTGGCGGATGGCCCTGCCATTTCCCGGGAGATCATGAAACGGGTTAAGGAATTCAACTACGTGCCGACGAAGAAGGAAGCGGTGTATGCCGACGCACTGTTAGAGGAATACCGCTGCTGGGAGAGAGAACATGCTTGA